The following are encoded together in the Culex pipiens pallens isolate TS chromosome 1, TS_CPP_V2, whole genome shotgun sequence genome:
- the LOC120427879 gene encoding uncharacterized protein LOC120427879, translating to MTASKVQPRPNSFLSASTAAPQNGALASYGNAAHLQRNTKRCLFGRPDPAETKRLYDESVQQDRQRFITQYRFDTVTGQPVGSSSISSYPSSSSSSALRRSPTREYSSGRSNEAANNKRAVPR from the coding sequence ATGACAGCCAGCAAAGTTCAACCGCGACCAAACAGTTTCCTATCGGCATCGACCGCCGCTCCCCAGAATGGTGCCCTGGCCAGCTACGGTAATGCCGCTCACCTCCAGCGGAACACCAAACGGTGCCTGTTCGGGAGGCCAGATCCCGCCGAGACAAAAAGACTGTACGACGAAAGTGTACAACAGGATCGCCAGCGGTTCATAACTCAGTACCGCTTCGATACCGTAACCGGCCAACCCGTTGGAAGCTCCTCGATCTCATCCTACccttcctcgtcgtcgtcgtcggcgttaCGCAGAAGCCCCACCAGAGAGTACAGCAGCGGTCGGTCAAACGAGGCCGCCAACAACAAACGAGCCGTGCCAAGATGA